AGTATCAACCAAGCTCCTATTACAGGTGAATCTATTCCCGTTGATAAAGTAATGGGCGATGCTGTCTATGCCGGCACGATTAACGAAAGCGGATCTTTAGAAATTAAAGTAACAAAGCTAGTCGAAGATACGACCATTTCTAAAATCATTCATTTAGTGGAAGAAGCACAGGAGAAAAAAGCGCCGACTCAAGCATTTGTTGATAAATTTGCAACCATTTACACACCTATTGTCTTTATTTTAGCTTTATTCATTATGGTCATCCCTCCCCTGTTTGATGGTGCATGGAGCGAGTGGTTTTACAAAGGGCTTGAATTATTAGTTGTCGCTTGTCCATGCGCGCTAGTCATTTCGACTCCCGTCGCCATTGTATCTGCGATTGGAAACGCGGCGAAAAATGGCGTGCTCATTAAAGGCGGGACGTTTTTAGAAAAAGCCGGTGCAATCAATGCGATTGCTTTTGATAAAACAGGAACGCTAACAGAAGGCAAACCAGCCGTTTCAGAAGTTGTTTCCCTTGCTGCTGAAGAAAATCAGCTTTTAGCGATAACCAAAACGCTTGAAGATTATTCGAATCATCCCATCGCCCGCGCTATCGTGGATTATACAGCGGAGAAAAAAGTTGTTTCTTTACAAGGATCAAATTTTAAAATCCTTACAGGAAAAGGCGTGCAAGCAACAATTCAAGACACGGTTTATTACGCAGGTAACGCAAAATTATTCTCAGATTTAGGAACACCTCTAACACACTGCTGGTCTCAGATTGAAAAGCTTCAAAACGAAGGTAAAACGATTATTATTGTCGGAACAGCTAAAAGTGTTCTAGGCATTATTAGCGTAGCTGATACCATCAGACATACAACCGTATCTGCTTTAGAAAGCCTTAAGCAAAACGGAATGCAGCAAATTGTGATGTTAACCGGTGATAACGAAGGAACAGCTAAAATGATTGCTTCTCAGTCTCGGGTAGACCGCTATTTCGCTGATTTGCTGCCTGAAGACAAAGTAAAGGCCATACAGCAGCTTCAACATGAAGGGTATCAAACGGCTATGGTTGGAGATGGAATTAACGATGCCCCTGCCCTTGCTACTGCTGATCTTGGCATTGCAATGGGCGGTGCTGGTACTGATACAGCCATGGAAACAGCTGATATTGTCCTGATGGCAGACAATTTAGAAAAGCTTCCTCATACAATGAAGCTAAGTCGCAAAGCGTTAGCTGTTATCAAACAAAACATTTGGTTTTCTATTATTGTTAAAGTCATTGCCTTAGCCTTTATCTTCCCAGGGTGGCTTACTCTGTGGATTGCCGTCTTAAGCGATACAGGAGCAGCGCTACTTGTTATTTTAAACAGCCTTCGCTTACTCAAAATGAAAAAATAAATGGAATCTATAAGCTTTCCAGCATGCGTTGGAAAGCTTATTTTTTAGGAGGGTTTACGTGAATAACCGCTGGAACCAATTTATTTATAAGTGCTGGGCCCCTTTTTATGATGTCTTTTTTAATAACGGGATGTTTTATCGAGCCAGAAAAAAAGTCTTTCAAGATGTCCCCTTTTCGTCTGAGCAGCGCATTTTATTTGTAGGTGTTGGAACGGGTGCCGATTTAGCTTTTATTCCTCATCAAGTAAATGTAACAGCCATCGACTATTCCAGTGAAATGCTTCAAAAAGCAAAAGATAAATACAAAAACCCGTCTATAACTTTCCACCAAATGGACGCTCAGCAGCTAACATTCGACTCTTTTTCGTTTGATGTTGTTGTAGCAAGCTTGATTCTTAGCGTAGTGCCTGATGCAAAGCAAGCTTTAAAAGAAATGACAAGAGTAGTAAAGCCTAAGGGAACGATCCTGATTTTTGATAAATTTGAAACCAAAAAGAAATCCGCGGCTTTTCCTAAAAAAATATTCCGCCTCTTCGTAAAATTACTAGGAACAGATATTGGCCTCTCTTTTGAACATATGCTTGAAGCAAGCCGGGATCAGCTTATCTTGAAGGAAAATTCAAGCGTCATGTTGAAAGGTATGTATCGGAAAATTATTTTGCAAAAAGTTGATGAATGACTTCAAAGACTAGTTATGTCACTTTAACATGATGGATGTACATATCATTGTCTAGCTTTAATTGAAGAAAGGATGAACATTTTGATGATGAAATCAAAGGTCATACCAGTTGTCCTTGCAGCAGGCATGGTGTCCGGCTGTGGAAACGAAAGTAAAGAAAGTTCAGCTAACAAACAGACAGAAACAACACAACATGAAGAACATCAGCCGCACACATTAGGGGATAAACGAGAAGAAACAAAAAATAGTGAAACTCTCCCTTCCTTTCTGAGTGACAAGCCCGAAGATATGCAGCTTATTTATGCAGCCGCTGCTAAGCATCAAACCTTACTAGAAAACATTCCTTGCTACTGCGGATGTGGAGAAGAAGCTAATCATCAAAACAACTACGACTGTTTTATCTTTGAAAACAAAGAAAACGGCGCAGTAACGTGGGATGATCACGGAACAAAATGCGGTGTCTGCTTAGAAATAGCGGCTCAAGCTGTAGTAGACTACAGCAAAGGCAAAAGCATCGAAGACATTCGTCAAGAAATTGATCATAAATATAAGGAAGGCTATGCCAAGCCTACTCCTACGCCCGAGGTATGATGCTTCAGCATAAAAATTAGTAAAAGACTTTGGTCTCTTCATCCAAAGTCTTTTTGTCATTTTATTATTTGTTGGTAAAATCTCGTTTGACCTCACCTTTTCAAGTCCTTGTAAAACGCCATAATGTAAAAATAACACATTTGGACGTTTATTTACTGAATGCTCGGGGAATATGCTTTCTAACACCCAAATATAACCATGAGAGGAGAAAAAAACTATGAGTAATTCTGTAGAAACAAATCATTCAGCAAAAGTTGAAGGAGCCATTAATTCTATGAGCGAGGAGAAAAAAGAGGATATTCTCTCTAGCTTCGAAGGATTTAAAAGTTATCTAGGGGACAAGGTCTCAAAAGGTGAAAAGTTAGGGATGAATGAGGAACAGCTTGCTAAAACAGCTCAGAAAGTAGCTGATTATCTCGCTAAGCATGAAGAGCCGCGCAACCGAGAGGAAAACCTGCTTCACGAACTGTGGAAGGTTGGAAACGAAGAGCAACAGCATCACCTTGCCCATATGCTTGTAAGATTAGTTCAATAATAAAAAAGATGACACGCTTCCGTGTCATCTTTTTTATTTACAGATATTAAACAGCGGGAATGATGATTTGCTGCCCAATTTGCAGTTTGGTAGGATCTACGCTGGGATTTGCATCCTGCAGCTGCTGAACAGTCATATTATACTTCTTTGCAATGCTATAGAACGTATCTCCTGCTTGTACAGTATACGTAGTGACAGGAAGAACAATCTGCTGCCCAATTTGCAGTTTGGTAGGATCTACGCCGGGATTTGCATCCTGCAGCTGCTGAACGGTGATATTATACTTCTTTGCAATGCTATAAAACGTATCTCCAGATTGAATGATATAGAATGTAACGCTAGTAGAAGGTAAGTTTAAATACGCAGCAATTCCACGCGCGTGTGCTTCTCCCACTTCACGAAGAAACGTCGCGTTTTTTAATTTTTCAGCGTCGGCTGTTGTATCGATAAACAAGTTTTCAGTTAAAACAGCAGGCATATTTGTTTCACGCAGGACAGCATAATTAGCTGTTTTTAAACCGCGATCTGCAATCGTTCCAAATTTGCGCATGGTTGGTAAAATCTCTGCATGAAGCTCTTTTTGTAAAAGAGAAGATTGACTTCCCTCTTGTGATGGATAGCGATACGTTTCAAATCCAGTACCTCCGCCGGCATTAATGTGCATCGAAACAAATATATCTGCTCCCCATGCATTAGCTCGGTTCGCTCGATCTGATAATGAAACGAACACATCGGTTGAACGAGTTACTTGAACATCTACTAAATAGTTATGCTCTAAATACGCCCGCGCGTGTAGTACAAGCTGCAGCGTAATATCTTTTTCACGCAAATTATTTCCTAAAGCGCCTGAATCTGTACCGCCGTGCCCTGCATCTAGCCATACTTTTTTCATGTGAACCTTTCCTTTCAGCCATAATATGAAAGAACTTGGGGTTAACACCGGCTTTGTCCGATGTTTTATCTCTCATTTTATATATATATGTAAGTGGACAAGAAGGGTTCGTCCTCTTAAAGGTTAGAGAACAATAACTTAAAAAACTGGATTTTACCATAAACATAAAAAATCCGAACGAATTGGATTTATCGTTCGGATCTCCCTTTAACTAACCTATGTCCACGCCTCTTAATAGAGATAAAAAGCAGGTTCGCCACCTTATCTTCTGCTATTTCTCACTAAAAGCAATTTTTAAGCCAATAAGCGTAAAGATAGAGCCTTGCACGAGATTAAGCCGCTTAGACAGCGCCGGAGATTTTCGCAAAAACTCCCCTACTTTCCCTGCAAATAGACTAATTAACGTAAAGATAATCAGCGCTTGAACTAAAAACACAGCTCCATAAACAAGCATTTGCTGCGTGGTGTGTCCGGTTGAATGATTAACAAACTGAGGTAAAAGAGCAAGAAAAAAAAGCGAAACTTTTGGATTTAGCAGGTTCATAATCACTCCTTTTTTATATAGCACCTTGTACTCAATGGCTTCTTTATTTTCAACAGCGAGAGCGGAATCTTTGGCTGTAAACGTCTTATAAGCCAGATATAATAAATAAGCTGCCCCAGTGTATTTGACAATAGCAAATGCTAAAGCTGATTGATAAATAATAGCCGACAGACCCAACGTTGCCGCTGCTATATGACCAAGCAAGCCCGTGCAAAGACCTAATGAAGTCGAAATCCCTGCGTGTTTACCGTTTGATATGCTTTGTGCTAAAACAAATAAGTTATCAGGACCAGGCATAACCGTAAGCAAAGCGGCGACACTTAAAAAAGAAGTGATTGATACGATATCCATAAGTCGTTCTCCCCCTGCATGATTTTGCCAACCATTATAGCATTTTTTACTATCTAGTATTCAAAAAAAGAAAATTTATCCATAAAAAAGGCTGGGACATAACTAAATCAATCTAATCTAAAGACGAATAAATTGTATACATGAGCTGAGCTGCTTGTTACACCGCTGTTGATTTCCGTGCAAGGCTTCGCTTTCCGCGGGCGGCCGCTGAGCCTCCTCGTCGCTTACGCTCCTGCGGGGTCTCATCTGTTCCGCTTTTCCCGCAGGAGTCTTCGCCTTGTCCTCCAATCAACTGCTAGAAGCAATTGAAAACATGAAATCTATCTTCAACAAAAAACACGAACTACCAATTAAAAAATAATTAATAGTTCGCATTTGACTTTAACTGAAATACTTTTGTCCCAGCCTTATTTTTACTACTTATTTAATTTGTTTTTCCATGATTTGTTCTTTAGCCGAGGCAGACTGTGCTTCCGCTGCTTTCATTTCATTATTAACATGAATTGCTTCTTTTAAATACTCTGTTTTGTACCCGCTTTTAAGTGCCCAAGCATAAAAGAAAAGTGCAACAATTGCAATAAGTCCCATATCCCAGCCGTATTTAATAATATTGAGTCCCCCGAATTTTTCACTTCCTATCCAGGAGATTGTCATCATACATAATAAGTAGACAATCATCCAAACGCCAGCTCGGAAGTTTTGACCAAAGCCTTTCCATTTTGATTTTGCTTGATAATAAAAATAAATTGGCAAACCAATTAAAATAATAAATAATACCTGTCCAGTTAACGGCCATCTCGCCCAGTAAAGAGTAAGTGAAGCAAAAATAAAGCCAAGAGGCGCTATTACATTTAACCCTTTTATACGTAAAGGTCTATAAAGATCGGTCCCCGTTTTTCTTAACGTCATAGCTGTGATAGGACCAGTAAGATATGAAATTAACGTAGCTACAGAAATAATTTCGGCTAAAATTCCCCAGCCTCTAAATAAAAATAAAAAGATGAATGAGACAAATAGATTAAAAAACATGGCTTGACGAGGAACGCCGTAAAGCGGATGAACTCGTCCTAGTATATTCGGCAAGTATTTATTTTTTTCCATACCATAAATCATGCGTGACGTGGTAGCTGTATACGTAATACCTGTTCCTGATGGCGATACAAACGCATCGGCATATAAAACAATAACAAGCCAGTTAATATTTAGTGCAATCGCTAAATCGGCAAACGGCGAATTAAAGTTCAGATGACTCCATCCTTTTACGATTTCTGAAGGATTTACCGCTCCAATAAACGCAATTTGAAGCAATACATAGATCACGGTTGCAATCAAAATGGATCCTACCACGGCAATTGGAATAGAGCGTCCCGGATTTTTCGCTTCTCCCGCCATGTTAATAGGGCTTTGAAAACCGTTAAAAGCAAACACAATCCCAGACGTAGCAACAGCTGTCAACACGCTTGCCCATCCATTTGGAGCAACGCCTCCTGCAGAGGAAAAGTTTCCGCCGTGAAATCCTGCAAATAAAAGAGCACCAATTGTAAGCCCTGGAATCACAATTTTAAAAACGGTAATAAGTGAGTTAGCTTTCGAAAATAAGCCTACCGTCCAATAATTTAAAAGAAAATAAATGATTAATAGCCCTGTAGCAATAGCCAAGCCTTTTCCAGTAAGAATTCCGTTTTCTACTAAACTGCCTGTCCATTTCGCCCACTCCCACGGCCATGAACTCATGTACTGAACAGAGGCAACCGCTTCAACAGGAATAACGGATACAATGGCAATCCAGTTTGCCCAAGCCGCAATAAAGCCAAGAAATGAGCCGTGTGAGTACTGCGTATACTTAACCATACCTCCTGCTTCTGGAAACATCGATCCTAGTTCACTGTAAGAAAGAGCTATAAATAAAATAACAACCATTCCAATAATCCAAGAAGCAATTGCTGCAGGGCCTGCAATTTGAGCAGCTCTCCATGCCCCAAACAGCCATCCTGATCCAATAATAGATCCAAGGCCGACCATCATGAGAGAAAACGTTCCCATTTTTCTATGTAAGTTATTCATGTATCTAACACCTTTCTTCTATATATTCTGAGAAGTGAGTTATTAAGCGCTTTCATTAAATTTAAAAAATAAAATTCATTTTGATCTCTAAAAATGCTGCTTAAAAGTACTAACCAAAAGCTTTTACATTCATTCACGCGTCCCCCTTCTTCATTTATTATTTGCTATTATATCATCATCAAGTTAAAAAAGTACGCGTTTTGAATAAAAAATATTTTTATTTTTAGAATTTTGTGCGTTTTACCAATTAAAAGTGCGCGTTTTGAACACTAACATTTATAAAAACAGCCTTTTCATTAAAGTGATATACAAACGATTTTGCTGCAATAACCAGAAAAAAAGCAGGGTAAAATGAAGCGCTCATTTTACCCTGCTTTTTTAAATTATTTTACAACAGCTAACACTGTTTCTTTGAAGCTGTTATAAACATACGACCAAAGAGCCGGTTCTTCTTTATATCTTGTTCGTAACGCAGAAAAGACTTCTTTTTGCTTTTCTTCAAACGAAGGATCTTCTTTTGAAGGAAGTTCGGCGCGAAGCTCATCCACGATTTGCTGAACTTCAGGAGCACGAGGACCCCATTTACCTAGTAAATTTCCTTCATTATTAAAAATTAAAATAATCGGAATAGCACGGCCGCCGTTTGTTAAGTGACGATCAATTAATTCGGTGTCCGCATCGCGCAGTGCAACACGCACATCGATACCGGCAGCTTCAGCTACTTTACGAATGATTGGGTTAATCATCATCGCATCTCCGCACCAATCTTCAGTAATCGCTAAGAAGTGAAGCTTGTGAGCTTTTAATTTGTCAGCCAGTCCATCTTTAGGAAGCTGAAATTGTTCATAAACAGCTAAACTTTCCTCTTTTAATGTACTCATGTCGTTCATATATGTTTGAATTGATTTTCCTTCTTCAAAATACTGCTGTTCTGTTTTCATCAAGATCCCTCTTTCTTTTTTGTATACGAATAGATTAGATATCCAATCTCGTTTTCGTCTTTTCTATACGCACTACTAGTATAGCTTTTAAGCACCATGAATCAAAATATAAAAGTCTGCGTGCTCATTTTGATCATGTTTTTTTATTCTGCGACGGAATTCATAAAACTTCAATTTAAAAACAGCACATTGAGATGTTATAAAAAAAGAGAATGGGGTACATGTACACTATCAATGTAACAAATTTTAAATCTTTGTGAATATTTGAGAATGTTTATTGTGTAACCGTCATCTTTTGATTATGATAATGATATGTTAGCTACTTGACTAAATATGGAGGATGAGGCGAATATGAATCAATCCCCGCATGAAAAGCGAAAAAAACGCAAACAGTTTGTAGAACGTTTAAGACTAAAAGGAATCAAAATAGAGCTGACAAAACCGCGCTCTCACTTTTCTTCACTATCCTTACTAAAATCATAACTCGTAGCCACCTTTTTCTAAAGCGGAACGGTATCGAATTTCAACTATCTATGCTAATGCTTACATATCATTTCAAAAAGAACAGCTTCTAAGTGCTGTTCTTTTTTGATGTTTCTTTATATTTCTGCTTTGTCAAAAAAATTATAAACCTTTTTCTTTATTTTCCCCTTTTTTCTACCTAGGTCTTTCCGCTCCCTTCCATATGGTATTCTCAAAATATATAGTTCTATAAATACCTTAAATTACCACTATATTCAAGGTATATATAATATAAGTATATATTGTAAATTTATAACTCTTACTATATAATCTTGTAGAAAACGTAAAAAAAAGGAGAAAATTGATGAAAAAACTGGGGACAATTTTATTATCATTTCTGCTGTTTGTTGGCGTATTTCCAACGTCTTCATTCGCAGCCGCGTCAACATTTGACGCAGACTTCAACAAATATTTAAAATCGGTAAGCCAAACGCGAGGTTTTGAAGTAACCAAAGACGACGTTGAATATTCACTTTCACTGTATGACGATAGTCTTGAAAACTACGATACAATCGCAGATTTAGAAGATTTGTTAGGTGAACCGATTGCAGCTGACTTACATAACGTGCAAGATTTGTATGCAGATTTTGACTTAGACAAAACAAGCTTAAATGCGTTATTAAAAGAGAACGGCCAAAGCTTAGACGATTATGTGTACCTAGATGATTTATACGATGATGTCGGCTTCTATCTAGAAGGCGATGACTGGTATGAAGATGATGAGTCATATGACGAAGAAGACACTTCTTACGATGATGAATTAAGTGAAGAAGATTTAAGCGGCTTACTATCATTTATGCAGTCTGAATTAGGCTTAACTTCAGAAGAGTTAAATCGAATTGAAGCACATTTTACATCGTTAGAAGATGAGCTTTCAAATGAAGCAACGCTTAACCGCTTAGATCAATTAGGCGAGCGCTTAGCGGCATTCGAAGATTTTGATACAGCAACAGAATTATCTGCTGATCAAATCGCTGAATTAATGTCTATTTATAAAGAAATGCTAACAATCTTCCATTTAGACGCTAAATTTTCACTTGTACAAGGTGGAAATGAAAGATCGCTTTCTCTTACTGATTTAATCAACTTAGAAGAATTAAAAAATGCAAGTCTAAAAATTTCTCTTTATACAACAGACGGTAAATTTTTAGCAGACATGGTGATCACAGGCGATATGTTTAATTCTGATATCATCACAGACACAGGAAAAGAAGTAGAAAAATCTGCTGAAGCTGTAGCAAAACCAGCTCAAGCGCAAAAACCAGCAGTGGAAAAGAAACAAGAACCGGAGAAG
The genomic region above belongs to Priestia megaterium and contains:
- a CDS encoding heavy metal translocating P-type ATPase; the encoded protein is MKHEDKKHHHHTGSCCSGPSSSEIENSPCCSSSSEAAPTEEPSSCSTKSHAHSHSCCSDTSALTTDKSQHSCCSDHDIATGSDIEETAEYRVYGMDCPSCAATIEKSLKTLNDIQHVAINYNTGKLQVAAASESALSLIPNSVERLGFSIEPIQSNKKMKTYLIEGMDCAACANTIVNHLKTVPAVKDVRVNFSTGKAQIEHDNEADDIIKEVSKAGYTATLVTSSRQPAESRHHKGKNGPIIFSGILIALGFIGSHTGIASYMTTVLYAIAMIVSGYKPAKSAYYGIKSRSLDMNVLMTVAALGAAVIGEWLEGATVVWLFALGVALQTRSIEQTRNSIRGLMDLAPSEAWVKENGQLIKKAAEDISIGSTIVVKPGDRIPLDGEIINGESSINQAPITGESIPVDKVMGDAVYAGTINESGSLEIKVTKLVEDTTISKIIHLVEEAQEKKAPTQAFVDKFATIYTPIVFILALFIMVIPPLFDGAWSEWFYKGLELLVVACPCALVISTPVAIVSAIGNAAKNGVLIKGGTFLEKAGAINAIAFDKTGTLTEGKPAVSEVVSLAAEENQLLAITKTLEDYSNHPIARAIVDYTAEKKVVSLQGSNFKILTGKGVQATIQDTVYYAGNAKLFSDLGTPLTHCWSQIEKLQNEGKTIIIVGTAKSVLGIISVADTIRHTTVSALESLKQNGMQQIVMLTGDNEGTAKMIASQSRVDRYFADLLPEDKVKAIQQLQHEGYQTAMVGDGINDAPALATADLGIAMGGAGTDTAMETADIVLMADNLEKLPHTMKLSRKALAVIKQNIWFSIIVKVIALAFIFPGWLTLWIAVLSDTGAALLVILNSLRLLKMKK
- a CDS encoding class I SAM-dependent methyltransferase; its protein translation is MNNRWNQFIYKCWAPFYDVFFNNGMFYRARKKVFQDVPFSSEQRILFVGVGTGADLAFIPHQVNVTAIDYSSEMLQKAKDKYKNPSITFHQMDAQQLTFDSFSFDVVVASLILSVVPDAKQALKEMTRVVKPKGTILIFDKFETKKKSAAFPKKIFRLFVKLLGTDIGLSFEHMLEASRDQLILKENSSVMLKGMYRKIILQKVDE
- a CDS encoding PCYCGC motif-containing (lipo)protein, giving the protein MMKSKVIPVVLAAGMVSGCGNESKESSANKQTETTQHEEHQPHTLGDKREETKNSETLPSFLSDKPEDMQLIYAAAAKHQTLLENIPCYCGCGEEANHQNNYDCFIFENKENGAVTWDDHGTKCGVCLEIAAQAVVDYSKGKSIEDIRQEIDHKYKEGYAKPTPTPEV
- a CDS encoding DUF3243 domain-containing protein — protein: MSNSVETNHSAKVEGAINSMSEEKKEDILSSFEGFKSYLGDKVSKGEKLGMNEEQLAKTAQKVADYLAKHEEPRNREENLLHELWKVGNEEQQHHLAHMLVRLVQ
- a CDS encoding N-acetylmuramoyl-L-alanine amidase, with the translated sequence MKKVWLDAGHGGTDSGALGNNLREKDITLQLVLHARAYLEHNYLVDVQVTRSTDVFVSLSDRANRANAWGADIFVSMHINAGGGTGFETYRYPSQEGSQSSLLQKELHAEILPTMRKFGTIADRGLKTANYAVLRETNMPAVLTENLFIDTTADAEKLKNATFLREVGEAHARGIAAYLNLPSTSVTFYIIQSGDTFYSIAKKYNITVQQLQDANPGVDPTKLQIGQQIVLPVTTYTVQAGDTFYSIAKKYNMTVQQLQDANPSVDPTKLQIGQQIIIPAV
- a CDS encoding LysE family translocator, which produces MDIVSITSFLSVAALLTVMPGPDNLFVLAQSISNGKHAGISTSLGLCTGLLGHIAAATLGLSAIIYQSALAFAIVKYTGAAYLLYLAYKTFTAKDSALAVENKEAIEYKVLYKKGVIMNLLNPKVSLFFLALLPQFVNHSTGHTTQQMLVYGAVFLVQALIIFTLISLFAGKVGEFLRKSPALSKRLNLVQGSIFTLIGLKIAFSEK
- a CDS encoding APC family permease, whose protein sequence is MNNLHRKMGTFSLMMVGLGSIIGSGWLFGAWRAAQIAGPAAIASWIIGMVVILFIALSYSELGSMFPEAGGMVKYTQYSHGSFLGFIAAWANWIAIVSVIPVEAVASVQYMSSWPWEWAKWTGSLVENGILTGKGLAIATGLLIIYFLLNYWTVGLFSKANSLITVFKIVIPGLTIGALLFAGFHGGNFSSAGGVAPNGWASVLTAVATSGIVFAFNGFQSPINMAGEAKNPGRSIPIAVVGSILIATVIYVLLQIAFIGAVNPSEIVKGWSHLNFNSPFADLAIALNINWLVIVLYADAFVSPSGTGITYTATTSRMIYGMEKNKYLPNILGRVHPLYGVPRQAMFFNLFVSFIFLFLFRGWGILAEIISVATLISYLTGPITAMTLRKTGTDLYRPLRIKGLNVIAPLGFIFASLTLYWARWPLTGQVLFIILIGLPIYFYYQAKSKWKGFGQNFRAGVWMIVYLLCMMTISWIGSEKFGGLNIIKYGWDMGLIAIVALFFYAWALKSGYKTEYLKEAIHVNNEMKAAEAQSASAKEQIMEKQIK
- a CDS encoding thioredoxin family protein translates to MKTEQQYFEEGKSIQTYMNDMSTLKEESLAVYEQFQLPKDGLADKLKAHKLHFLAITEDWCGDAMMINPIIRKVAEAAGIDVRVALRDADTELIDRHLTNGGRAIPIILIFNNEGNLLGKWGPRAPEVQQIVDELRAELPSKEDPSFEEKQKEVFSALRTRYKEEPALWSYVYNSFKETVLAVVK
- a CDS encoding processed acidic surface protein, which translates into the protein MKKLGTILLSFLLFVGVFPTSSFAAASTFDADFNKYLKSVSQTRGFEVTKDDVEYSLSLYDDSLENYDTIADLEDLLGEPIAADLHNVQDLYADFDLDKTSLNALLKENGQSLDDYVYLDDLYDDVGFYLEGDDWYEDDESYDEEDTSYDDELSEEDLSGLLSFMQSELGLTSEELNRIEAHFTSLEDELSNEATLNRLDQLGERLAAFEDFDTATELSADQIAELMSIYKEMLTIFHLDAKFSLVQGGNERSLSLTDLINLEELKNASLKISLYTTDGKFLADMVITGDMFNSDIITDTGKEVEKSAEAVAKPAQAQKPAVEKKQEPEKQQTNSAVQKTVKGGKLPETASNYVTNTLIGLVLVAAGFVLFRKVRRA